One segment of Pantoea sp. Lij88 DNA contains the following:
- a CDS encoding phosphopantetheine-binding protein has product MDSLINDIKQMIIDTLNLEDLSPDDIETDAALFGDGLGLDSIDALELGLAVKNRYGVALSAESETLRAHFFSVATLAAFVNQQRS; this is encoded by the coding sequence ATGGATTCATTAATTAACGATATCAAACAGATGATTATCGACACGCTGAACCTTGAAGATCTCAGCCCCGATGATATAGAAACCGACGCTGCGCTGTTTGGCGACGGACTGGGGCTGGACTCAATTGATGCACTTGAACTGGGCCTGGCAGTAAAAAATCGCTACGGCGTAGCACTCTCTGCGGAGAGTGAAACCCTGCGTGCCCACTTCTTCTCTGTTGCGACGCTGGCAGCGTTCGTCAACCAACAGCGCAGCTGA
- a CDS encoding lysophospholipid acyltransferase family protein: protein MADCSQPAQYAGSRVNYCWRLVMTAISFTLFGLGGLLLSLIGFNLLLLVQRDSLRRRLLARRAIAFSFRCFLRFCRMSGVYDYRIEGAELLRQDRGCLIVANHPSLIDYVMIASVLPEMDCLVKADLQKNPFMRGVIRAADYLINSEAETLLPDSQQRLARGDNILIFPEGTRTRYGQPLALQRGAANIAVRAGCDLRVVHITCTQRMLDKQSRWYQIPPVKPLFTVRVQSRIDSQSFCESNPDAQPLAARRLTRHLEQALVPQNR, encoded by the coding sequence ATGGCTGATTGTTCACAACCGGCGCAGTACGCGGGCAGCCGCGTTAACTATTGCTGGCGTCTGGTGATGACGGCGATAAGTTTTACGCTGTTTGGCCTTGGCGGGCTGCTGCTGTCGCTGATTGGTTTCAATCTGCTGCTGCTGGTACAACGTGATTCGCTGCGCCGCCGCCTGCTGGCCCGACGCGCTATTGCCTTTAGTTTTCGCTGCTTCCTGCGTTTCTGCCGGATGTCCGGCGTTTACGACTACCGCATTGAAGGCGCCGAATTGCTGCGACAGGATCGCGGATGCCTGATTGTCGCCAATCATCCGTCGCTGATCGACTATGTGATGATTGCCTCGGTGCTGCCGGAGATGGATTGTCTGGTGAAAGCCGATCTGCAGAAGAACCCCTTTATGCGTGGGGTGATCCGCGCCGCCGATTATCTGATCAACAGTGAAGCGGAGACGCTGTTGCCGGACAGTCAGCAGCGACTGGCGCGCGGCGACAATATCCTGATCTTTCCGGAAGGTACCCGCACCCGCTACGGCCAGCCGCTGGCCCTGCAGCGTGGCGCCGCCAATATCGCAGTGCGCGCCGGATGCGATTTGCGCGTGGTTCACATCACCTGCACCCAGCGTATGCTCGATAAACAGAGCCGCTGGTATCAGATTCCGCCGGTAAAACCGCTGTTTACCGTGCGAGTACAGTCTCGAATCGACAGTCAGTCGTTTTGTGAAAGCAATCCCGATGCGCAGCCACTGGCCGCGCGTCGCCTGACCCGCCATTTAGAGCAGGCGCTGGTCCCCCAGAACAGGTAA
- a CDS encoding beta-ketoacyl synthase chain length factor, producing MKLAYSLVDWQALAPGLHGREAWHDWAQQGNVIDSTEAMAKPQFLPMMTARRLSGGSRAAVECGLALMARQPVDAIVFTSRHGELERNLRILHTLADQQSMSPTDFAMSVHNSAVGSLTIAAKAPLVSTSIAAGIDSFQQGLIEVSALHQAGYQQVLLVDFDGVVPDYYLPWLAEQRVNFPYAVALLLRAGEQLHCTGRAGGEERAETRLPQSLRFLQQWLAASPTFSLPGERLTWHWERNDG from the coding sequence ATGAAACTCGCTTACTCACTGGTCGACTGGCAGGCTCTGGCTCCGGGATTACACGGGCGCGAGGCCTGGCACGACTGGGCGCAACAGGGCAACGTTATTGACTCCACAGAGGCGATGGCGAAACCGCAATTTTTACCGATGATGACAGCGCGTCGTCTGAGCGGCGGCAGTCGTGCGGCGGTGGAATGCGGTCTGGCACTGATGGCGCGGCAGCCGGTGGACGCTATTGTCTTTACCAGTCGCCACGGTGAGCTGGAGCGTAATCTGCGCATCCTCCATACGCTGGCGGATCAGCAGTCTATGTCGCCCACGGATTTTGCCATGTCGGTTCACAACTCGGCAGTTGGCAGCCTGACCATTGCGGCCAAAGCGCCCCTTGTCTCCACCTCGATTGCAGCAGGCATTGACTCTTTTCAGCAGGGGTTGATTGAAGTCAGTGCCCTGCATCAGGCGGGCTATCAGCAGGTGCTGCTGGTCGATTTCGACGGGGTCGTGCCTGACTATTATCTGCCGTGGCTTGCGGAACAGCGCGTGAACTTCCCCTATGCGGTGGCACTGCTGCTGCGCGCGGGGGAACAGTTGCACTGCACGGGCCGCGCGGGTGGCGAAGAGCGCGCTGAAACACGCCTGCCGCAGAGTCTGCGCTTTCTCCAGCAGTGGCTGGCGGCGTCACCCACCTTCAGCCTGCCAGGCGAACGCCTGACATGGCACTGGGAGAGAAATGATGGCTGA
- a CDS encoding efflux transporter outer membrane subunit produces MRRGLLVSALTLALTGCATQVEKAPASLPIPEAWRNSVGPTAAPEAEWWRAFHDEYLNRLVTQALRNNPDILTARSRVDQYRAQLRATQGDNFPTLSAGVAATRERTLSSVTGQPYETDVFQGLLQANYNVDLWGARSSSISASQASLAAQQAAASAAELTIASSVASGYLNLCALDEQLRVTEATLATRNNSLQLAQRQFETGYTSRLEWMQAASEYQSAKAQMPQLQHQITQQENALSILVGMNPRNIARRQQFDQILPQQMPSLLPSELLNRRPDIVQAQRQLLAADAGLASSRAKLLPGLNLTATGTLQSSVLHQLADDPFRLWSVGGSILAPLLNREALTAQVDVSMATRNQALYSYEKVVRNAFSEVNDAIDAIRQGESQLQELQKQEAYVKEALRIARNRYQNGYSSYLDELDAQRTLFSTQLNRVTVKNNLLLAQIDLYRALGGGWTPASTP; encoded by the coding sequence ATGCGACGCGGCTTACTGGTCAGCGCGCTGACGCTGGCACTGACCGGCTGTGCCACACAGGTTGAAAAGGCACCGGCCTCTCTGCCGATCCCCGAGGCGTGGCGCAACAGTGTCGGGCCAACGGCTGCGCCGGAAGCAGAGTGGTGGCGCGCGTTTCATGATGAGTACCTTAACCGGCTGGTGACGCAGGCGCTGCGCAATAATCCTGACATCCTCACGGCGCGATCCCGGGTTGACCAGTATCGCGCTCAGTTGCGCGCCACGCAGGGCGATAACTTTCCGACCCTGAGCGCCGGGGTAGCGGCGACCCGTGAGCGCACGCTCTCGTCAGTGACGGGCCAGCCGTATGAAACCGATGTTTTCCAGGGCTTGTTACAGGCGAACTACAATGTCGATCTCTGGGGGGCGCGCAGCAGCAGCATCTCGGCGTCGCAGGCGAGCCTGGCCGCGCAGCAGGCCGCCGCGTCCGCCGCGGAGCTGACCATCGCCAGTTCGGTGGCGTCGGGTTATCTCAATCTGTGCGCACTGGATGAGCAGCTGCGGGTGACGGAAGCGACGCTGGCGACCCGTAACAATTCGCTGCAGCTGGCACAGCGTCAGTTCGAAACCGGCTACACCTCCAGGCTGGAGTGGATGCAGGCCGCCTCGGAATATCAGTCGGCCAAAGCGCAGATGCCGCAGTTGCAGCATCAGATCACGCAGCAGGAGAATGCACTGAGCATCCTGGTGGGCATGAATCCGCGTAACATTGCCCGTCGTCAGCAGTTCGACCAGATCTTACCGCAGCAGATGCCATCGCTGCTGCCTTCTGAGCTGCTTAATCGCCGCCCGGACATTGTGCAGGCGCAGCGTCAGTTACTGGCCGCAGACGCCGGCCTGGCCTCGTCGCGGGCTAAGCTGCTGCCGGGACTGAACCTCACCGCCACCGGCACCCTCCAGAGTTCGGTGCTGCACCAGCTCGCGGACGATCCGTTCCGGCTCTGGAGCGTGGGCGGCAGCATCCTGGCACCGCTGCTGAACCGTGAAGCGCTGACGGCGCAGGTTGATGTCTCAATGGCGACGCGCAATCAGGCACTCTATAGCTATGAAAAAGTGGTGCGCAACGCTTTCTCGGAAGTTAACGATGCGATAGACGCCATCCGGCAAGGTGAATCACAGCTTCAGGAGCTGCAGAAGCAGGAAGCCTATGTGAAAGAGGCACTGCGCATTGCCCGCAACCGCTATCAGAACGGCTACTCCTCCTATCTGGATGAACTGGATGCGCAGCGAACCCTGTTTTCAACCCAGCTGAATCGGGTAACCGTTAAAAATAACCTGCTGCTGGCGCAGATCGATCTCTACCGCGCGCTCGGTGGCGGCTGGACACCGGCCTCCACACCGTAA
- a CDS encoding acyl carrier protein, producing the protein MMNKEEIYQEVASLLTSLFEIAPEDIHPDARLYEDLELDSIDAVDMVVHLQKRTGRKIKPEIFRAVRTVQDVVDAVEQLMREDA; encoded by the coding sequence ATGATGAACAAAGAAGAGATTTATCAGGAAGTGGCTTCGCTGCTCACCAGCCTGTTTGAAATTGCACCTGAGGATATCCATCCCGACGCACGTCTGTACGAAGATCTCGAACTCGACAGTATTGATGCCGTTGATATGGTGGTTCACCTGCAAAAGCGTACCGGCCGTAAAATTAAGCCGGAAATCTTCCGCGCGGTGCGTACCGTGCAGGATGTGGTGGATGCTGTAGAACAACTGATGCGCGAAGACGCCTGA